The following proteins are co-located in the Dyadobacter chenwenxiniae genome:
- a CDS encoding helix-turn-helix domain-containing protein: MNIEFITKEDLQQLRRELLEDLKQFLTSDKSEPKKWLKSADVRKMLNISPGTLQNLRINGQLRPNKVGGSFYYAFQDIQSLLAADSKTKR, encoded by the coding sequence ATGAATATCGAATTCATCACAAAAGAAGACTTGCAGCAGCTCCGGCGAGAGCTCCTTGAGGACTTAAAACAATTCCTGACAAGCGATAAGTCGGAGCCAAAAAAATGGCTCAAAAGTGCTGATGTCCGCAAGATGTTAAATATCTCGCCCGGAACCTTACAAAACTTGCGCATCAATGGCCAGCTCCGGCCCAATAAAGTTGGAGGATCATTTTACTACGCATTTCAGGACATCCAGTCTCTGCTTGCAGCAGATTCCAAAACTAAAAGGTAA
- a CDS encoding DUF932 domain-containing protein translates to MAHNINFNENTDKHSFFSVREKAWHGLGQVVKQYPTSKEAIIYAGLDYQVEKANLSAGTIDSKESKDNNPVPVPGYFATMRTDNNAVLGVVGKDYQLVQNRDAFTFFDSIVNGDGIMYETAGVLGKGEKIFITAKLPGYIQVGKDDLIEKYLFLTTSHDGSGSITAAFTPVRIVCANTLNAALKNMTNVVKIRHTSNASERLRTAHKVMGIASRFSEEIGATFNNWAKKPITDPQLKRLIEIAMAPNKEVLGNLKDGKINALSTQFVNIVEDVYEYALSNPTQQLPTTMGTVFGAYNAVTGYFQNVRKFQDDEAKLKSIVLGGTGQLRTQAAFNLCNDFAKHGPASFNLN, encoded by the coding sequence ATGGCTCACAACATCAATTTCAATGAGAACACCGACAAACACAGCTTTTTTAGTGTAAGGGAAAAAGCTTGGCACGGGCTCGGACAGGTGGTCAAGCAATATCCAACCAGCAAAGAGGCAATCATCTACGCCGGACTTGACTATCAGGTTGAGAAGGCCAATTTATCTGCCGGAACTATCGATAGTAAAGAATCGAAAGACAATAACCCAGTTCCTGTCCCGGGATATTTTGCGACGATGCGAACGGACAATAATGCTGTTTTGGGAGTTGTCGGCAAAGATTATCAGTTAGTCCAAAATCGGGATGCTTTTACGTTTTTTGATAGCATCGTCAATGGTGATGGCATTATGTATGAAACCGCTGGTGTCCTGGGCAAAGGTGAAAAGATCTTCATTACGGCCAAACTACCTGGTTATATTCAAGTCGGCAAAGACGATCTCATTGAGAAGTACTTGTTTCTAACAACATCCCATGATGGCAGTGGCAGCATTACAGCAGCTTTCACACCCGTAAGGATTGTTTGTGCCAATACGCTCAATGCCGCCTTGAAAAATATGACCAACGTTGTAAAGATCCGCCACACGAGCAATGCGTCAGAGAGGTTAAGAACAGCTCACAAAGTGATGGGAATCGCAAGCCGGTTTAGTGAGGAAATAGGTGCAACCTTTAATAACTGGGCAAAGAAACCCATCACCGACCCGCAATTAAAAAGATTGATTGAGATTGCTATGGCACCAAATAAGGAAGTGTTAGGCAACCTGAAAGATGGCAAAATCAACGCACTTTCAACCCAGTTTGTCAACATTGTTGAGGATGTCTACGAATACGCGTTGTCCAATCCAACACAGCAGCTCCCCACAACGATGGGAACAGTTTTTGGAGCTTATAACGCTGTGACAGGCTATTTTCAGAATGTCAGAAAATTCCAGGATGACGAGGCAAAATTAAAGTCGATTGTACTAGGCGGCACCGGGCAGCTCAGAACCCAGGCTGCTTTCAATTTGTGCAATGATTTTGCCAAACACGGGCCTGCAAGCTTCAATCTTAATTAA
- a CDS encoding site-specific integrase, with protein sequence MLTKSFTLLFYLKKRSNYVKGKLPIYMRLTVDGKRIEVATKRECEPTKWNSAAGRVAGNREEVKSINSYLDVLQSKVYDLHRKMIESEITITAELFKNKLVNDDEKKKMILEIFEKHNCDMASLVGTEYSKITLVRYKTSLEHTRNFIKWKYNLNDFSIQSLDYDFIAQYEFWLKTQRRCGHNATMKYLANFKKIVLSCVKKGWLGRDPFYGFKFAKREVDRSALSERELEKISLKEFDNVRLDQVRDIFLFCCYTGLSYVDVFKLQRSEVIEGHGGELWITIKRQKTETSSRVPILPAARKILQKYESHPQCSAKGQLLPVLSNQKMNAYLKEIADVCQVNKNITFHLARHTFATTVTLTNGVPMESVSKMLGHRNIRTTQLYAKIVDKKISEDMKKIESLYS encoded by the coding sequence ATGCTAACAAAAAGTTTCACGCTGTTATTTTATCTTAAAAAGCGCAGCAATTACGTAAAGGGTAAACTTCCTATTTATATGAGGTTGACAGTCGATGGAAAACGTATAGAAGTCGCTACAAAGCGAGAATGCGAACCCACAAAGTGGAATTCGGCAGCTGGAAGGGTGGCGGGGAATAGGGAAGAGGTCAAAAGCATAAATTCCTATTTGGATGTGCTCCAATCCAAGGTTTACGATCTTCATCGAAAAATGATTGAATCGGAGATTACAATTACCGCAGAGTTGTTTAAGAATAAGCTGGTTAATGACGATGAGAAAAAGAAAATGATTCTGGAGATTTTTGAGAAGCATAATTGTGATATGGCTTCTTTGGTCGGTACGGAATATTCGAAGATAACTTTGGTCAGATACAAAACCTCATTAGAACATACTCGCAATTTTATCAAATGGAAATACAATTTGAATGATTTCAGTATTCAAAGCTTGGATTACGACTTCATTGCGCAGTACGAGTTTTGGCTTAAGACGCAACGCAGGTGTGGGCACAATGCTACAATGAAGTATCTTGCAAACTTCAAGAAAATTGTACTAAGCTGCGTAAAAAAGGGCTGGCTAGGTAGAGACCCGTTCTACGGATTTAAATTCGCTAAACGTGAAGTAGATCGATCTGCATTATCTGAGAGAGAGCTTGAAAAAATCAGCTTGAAAGAGTTTGACAACGTGAGGCTGGATCAAGTAAGGGACATATTTTTGTTTTGCTGCTACACAGGCCTATCATATGTTGATGTCTTTAAGCTGCAACGTTCCGAGGTTATTGAGGGGCATGGAGGTGAGCTATGGATAACAATCAAACGACAGAAGACAGAGACATCCTCACGAGTGCCAATATTGCCCGCTGCTCGTAAAATATTACAAAAGTATGAAAGCCATCCGCAGTGCTCTGCTAAAGGTCAGCTTTTACCGGTGCTTTCTAATCAGAAAATGAATGCTTATCTCAAAGAGATCGCGGATGTCTGTCAGGTAAATAAAAACATAACATTTCACTTGGCAAGGCACACATTTGCAACCACAGTGACATTAACGAATGGTGTTCCTATGGAAAGCGTTTCCAAAATGTTAGGGCATCGAAATATCAGGACCACTCAACTTTACGCCAAGATTGTCGATAAGAAAATTTCGGAGGATATGAAAAAAATAGAGAGTTTGTATTCCTAG
- a CDS encoding helix-turn-helix domain-containing protein: MEEEGIKGRFSEEIQELGVSKNAIASQIGFSSQTFTNVTSGRNMPGALLLSRIHKFYPTFDISYVITGIRSNDDSEEVKKLKEDLDLQRAIVRKFAMPGKSKGATIICPGNRTRDTRRKMFKDMKAATIVPVPGRVPNAIINPNWFTGLIGLN; the protein is encoded by the coding sequence ATGGAAGAAGAAGGAATAAAAGGTCGTTTTTCTGAGGAAATACAAGAGTTGGGTGTTTCAAAAAACGCAATTGCATCTCAAATTGGATTTTCCTCTCAGACATTTACGAATGTCACTTCCGGAAGGAATATGCCCGGAGCCTTGCTTTTAAGTAGAATTCATAAATTCTACCCTACGTTTGACATTTCATATGTCATTACCGGCATTCGATCCAATGACGACTCGGAGGAGGTCAAGAAGTTGAAAGAAGACTTGGACTTGCAGAGAGCCATTGTAAGGAAGTTCGCAATGCCGGGAAAGTCTAAGGGCGCGACTATCATTTGCCCAGGTAACAGAACGAGGGATACACGCCGGAAGATGTTCAAGGACATGAAGGCGGCAACCATTGTTCCAGTGCCGGGTCGCGTCCCTAATGCCATCATCAACCCGAACTGGTTTACCGGTTTAATCGGGTTGAACTGA
- a CDS encoding Lin1244/Lin1753 domain-containing protein — protein sequence MKYFLHDSGSFEDEKVSMLFMEYGYEGLGLFYTILEKLAKQEKPINTRVLKMQLKVGKKLEKCWAYMEDIDLISSNNGETSNKRILKFSESIDEKRNKTAKRVYQHRENQKDTEDVTRYNSVSNAPNSTVHNNTIIDNKLSIDPQRILEDKKEEKKKFTAPSEENVKSFVQEKFKTSEKAAAAFASKFWSHYENNDWKVGKAKTKMKDWHLAVNSTWVDTIDELKKKYPGSENTQVNGSPRRYLNSPDIYEPA from the coding sequence ATGAAGTACTTCCTCCACGATAGCGGATCATTTGAAGATGAAAAAGTTTCTATGCTCTTTATGGAGTATGGATACGAAGGGCTGGGGCTGTTTTATACCATCTTAGAGAAGCTAGCCAAACAGGAAAAGCCGATCAATACGCGCGTCCTAAAAATGCAGCTGAAGGTTGGCAAAAAACTCGAAAAGTGCTGGGCATATATGGAAGATATTGATCTTATTTCATCAAACAATGGAGAAACTTCCAACAAAAGAATACTAAAGTTTAGCGAAAGTATAGACGAAAAAAGAAATAAAACCGCAAAACGAGTTTACCAACACCGTGAAAATCAGAAAGATACAGAAGATGTAACGCGTTACAACAGCGTTAGTAACGCTCCTAACAGTACAGTACATAACAATACTATAATAGATAATAAATTATCTATAGACCCACAACGAATTTTAGAAGATAAAAAGGAAGAAAAAAAGAAGTTTACTGCGCCATCAGAAGAGAATGTAAAATCCTTCGTCCAGGAGAAATTCAAAACCTCTGAGAAAGCCGCGGCCGCCTTCGCTAGTAAGTTTTGGTCGCACTATGAAAATAACGACTGGAAGGTAGGCAAAGCCAAAACAAAAATGAAAGATTGGCACTTAGCCGTGAATTCAACATGGGTTGATACCATAGACGAATTGAAAAAGAAGTACCCGGGATCTGAAAATACGCAAGTGAATGGATCCCCTCGCCGCTACTTAAACTCCCCTGACATCTATGAACCAGCTTGA
- a CDS encoding replicative DNA helicase: MEQIIPPHATEIEKDVLSVICNRPELVYQVEDLLDENCFYQPDYKFLFSVVMEIHTSGAVVSQSAILHRIIPSGRQDILGTYQEIKRTFSSEKFLVKNAEILAEYSTKRALLTKALEILQMIQRNDDIDEIENEVTEASTIALSRNKNTEAISMDEALEGMFDLMNREQTNGITGIPTGLPMLDKITGGWEFDDKVIFAARPGMGKTVAATFHSFYGAMVGYPTALISLEVRPAKLVARMMSNTSGFNSSDITKGRLAKNQKEIIIEKAGEAKKIPLYFYDNTRSCDINDIVRTLRTWHRKYGLKAAYLDYVGLCEDRMVKNASDATAVMNSVMKKLTRLGNQLGIPLILFSQLNRDNEGRGDKRPILKDLKSSGKLEEDATRVIFLYRQDYYDYNEAESRGENFVPTHDIEYIFAKNREGQLGPVLLKCNVALNRMYEPASMSVEMPKGYHRNDALNGAKTSFS, translated from the coding sequence ATGGAACAAATAATCCCCCCTCACGCCACAGAAATTGAAAAGGATGTCCTTTCGGTCATCTGCAACCGGCCTGAGCTTGTTTATCAAGTAGAAGACCTATTGGATGAAAATTGCTTCTACCAGCCGGACTATAAATTTCTCTTCTCTGTGGTGATGGAAATACATACATCCGGAGCGGTTGTTTCGCAAAGCGCCATTCTTCACCGGATAATTCCATCAGGAAGGCAAGACATTCTTGGCACCTACCAGGAAATCAAAAGAACATTCAGTTCTGAGAAGTTTCTGGTTAAAAACGCTGAGATACTTGCTGAGTATTCTACAAAACGGGCTCTGCTCACTAAGGCACTGGAAATACTTCAAATGATCCAGCGAAATGATGACATTGACGAAATCGAGAACGAGGTAACAGAGGCCAGTACCATTGCTCTGTCCCGCAATAAGAACACGGAGGCGATTTCAATGGATGAAGCACTAGAGGGAATGTTTGATCTAATGAACCGTGAGCAGACCAACGGAATTACCGGAATACCAACTGGACTTCCGATGCTTGATAAAATCACCGGCGGATGGGAATTTGACGATAAAGTTATTTTCGCTGCCAGGCCTGGAATGGGCAAGACGGTGGCCGCAACCTTTCATTCATTTTACGGGGCAATGGTGGGATACCCTACCGCCTTAATATCCCTGGAAGTCCGGCCGGCAAAACTTGTAGCCCGGATGATGTCCAACACCAGCGGATTCAATTCGAGTGATATTACCAAGGGCCGACTAGCAAAAAATCAAAAAGAAATTATCATCGAAAAGGCTGGAGAGGCAAAGAAAATCCCTCTTTACTTCTACGACAATACCCGCTCGTGCGATATTAACGACATCGTTAGAACATTGCGAACTTGGCACCGCAAGTATGGATTAAAGGCGGCTTACCTGGATTATGTGGGTTTATGCGAGGATAGAATGGTTAAAAATGCTTCTGACGCAACAGCGGTGATGAATAGCGTCATGAAGAAGCTAACGCGCCTGGGTAATCAACTTGGTATTCCTTTGATTCTCTTCTCACAGCTTAACCGGGACAATGAAGGCCGCGGCGACAAAAGACCAATCCTAAAAGATTTAAAAAGTTCTGGCAAACTGGAAGAAGACGCAACTAGGGTTATTTTCCTTTACCGTCAGGACTATTACGATTACAACGAAGCTGAATCTCGCGGGGAAAACTTTGTGCCGACACACGACATAGAATACATTTTTGCCAAAAACCGGGAAGGCCAGTTGGGCCCTGTTTTGCTCAAATGCAATGTTGCATTGAACCGAATGTATGAACCGGCTTCTATGTCCGTGGAAATGCCAAAGGGTTATCATAGGAACGACGCACTGAACGGCGCCAAAACATCTTTCTCATGA
- a CDS encoding DNA methyltransferase: MSISIVTNEDNMAMMARYPDKFFDLAIVDPPYGIGIDGQKKSVNKNPKHNRKAHTQKSWDNGIPSEEYFFELFRVSKNQIIWGGNYFTEYLKPTKAWIFWYKGQNDLTMSDGEMAWTSFNTVTRQVNANRAKLIAQNTFHPTEKPYYLYKWILGRYAQQGDKILDTHLGSQSSRVAAYDMGFDFYGCELDKDYFDQGCKRFETHIQQLVLF; the protein is encoded by the coding sequence ATGAGCATAAGCATTGTAACGAATGAGGATAACATGGCTATGATGGCTCGATATCCAGATAAGTTTTTCGATTTAGCGATTGTTGATCCACCTTACGGAATTGGCATTGACGGCCAGAAGAAATCCGTTAACAAAAATCCTAAGCATAATCGAAAAGCGCATACCCAAAAATCATGGGATAATGGAATACCATCAGAAGAGTACTTTTTTGAATTGTTCCGGGTCAGCAAGAACCAGATTATATGGGGTGGCAATTATTTTACTGAATACCTAAAACCAACGAAGGCGTGGATATTCTGGTACAAAGGACAAAACGACCTAACTATGTCCGACGGCGAAATGGCATGGACTTCTTTCAATACGGTTACTAGGCAGGTTAACGCGAATAGAGCAAAATTGATAGCTCAAAACACCTTCCATCCAACAGAAAAGCCTTATTATCTCTATAAATGGATTCTAGGAAGATACGCTCAACAGGGAGATAAAATACTTGACACCCACCTGGGATCTCAGTCAAGCAGAGTGGCCGCCTACGACATGGGATTCGATTTCTACGGATGTGAATTGGATAAGGATTATTTCGATCAGGGCTGCAAACGCTTCGAGACTCACATACAGCAGCTTGTTTTATTCTAA
- a CDS encoding DUF1064 domain-containing protein — translation MNQTEARYAQRLELLKHAGEILWYEFEPANLRLADKCFYKIDFMVLKASGELEVHEVKGKWEDDSLVKIKVAADKFPFRFIAIQYLKKEWVVREFS, via the coding sequence ATGAATCAAACAGAGGCGAGGTACGCGCAGCGGCTAGAACTATTGAAACATGCCGGAGAGATACTTTGGTACGAATTTGAACCCGCAAACCTGCGATTGGCGGATAAGTGTTTTTACAAGATTGATTTTATGGTTTTGAAAGCGTCAGGTGAATTGGAAGTGCACGAAGTAAAAGGGAAATGGGAGGACGACTCCCTGGTTAAAATCAAAGTTGCAGCAGATAAATTCCCATTCCGATTCATTGCCATTCAGTACTTGAAAAAGGAATGGGTAGTCCGTGAATTCTCATGA
- a CDS encoding DUF6283 family protein — translation MRLRRTKQCKLCPWKLSTNPFDIPDGYDVDKHKALSCTIADPGDFRGSGGKAMACHHSKEGKEEHCVGWIYNQLGPGNNIALRMEMMRCENIKDLKVVGDQHERFEDTLPSIKHIQITP, via the coding sequence ATGAGACTAAGGCGAACCAAGCAATGTAAGTTGTGCCCATGGAAGTTATCAACTAACCCTTTTGATATTCCTGATGGCTATGATGTAGATAAGCATAAAGCTTTGTCTTGTACAATAGCAGATCCGGGAGATTTCAGAGGAAGTGGAGGCAAAGCAATGGCATGCCATCATTCGAAAGAAGGAAAAGAAGAGCACTGCGTCGGCTGGATATATAATCAACTTGGGCCAGGTAATAACATTGCACTCAGGATGGAAATGATGCGATGCGAAAACATCAAAGATTTGAAAGTCGTAGGTGATCAACATGAACGGTTCGAAGATACACTGCCAAGTATTAAACATATCCAGATAACACCATGA
- a CDS encoding phage replication initiation protein, NGO0469 family — protein sequence MGIIAKSNGQDFENELLPAGSHVALCYAMVDLGTQETEFNGEKSKKRQVRVVWELSDEKKVFDETRGEEPMIAGKNFTLSMHEKAGLRKFMENWRGLKYTEQQAEAVDITTMLGKACLLSISHGTNEKSGKEYAQINSASLLPKSMPKPTPHNKPYFFSLDEFEQEVYDKLPKWLQEKIALSEEYKAIAGSQGKQEKEPVMAEEESDDSDLPF from the coding sequence ATGGGAATTATCGCAAAAAGTAACGGACAGGATTTTGAAAATGAATTATTACCAGCAGGCTCGCACGTGGCATTATGTTATGCTATGGTTGACCTGGGCACGCAGGAAACAGAGTTTAACGGGGAGAAATCAAAGAAGCGTCAGGTGCGCGTAGTGTGGGAGCTTTCTGACGAAAAGAAAGTATTTGACGAAACCAGAGGCGAAGAGCCGATGATCGCCGGGAAGAACTTCACTTTGTCGATGCATGAAAAAGCAGGCCTTCGCAAATTTATGGAGAATTGGAGAGGCCTTAAATATACAGAGCAGCAAGCCGAAGCCGTGGATATTACTACCATGCTTGGTAAAGCGTGCCTTTTAAGCATCAGTCACGGCACAAACGAGAAGTCTGGCAAAGAATACGCTCAAATCAATTCGGCGTCCCTGTTGCCTAAATCAATGCCAAAGCCAACACCGCACAACAAGCCTTACTTCTTTTCATTGGATGAATTTGAGCAAGAGGTTTACGACAAACTGCCCAAATGGTTGCAGGAGAAGATTGCGCTGTCTGAGGAATATAAGGCTATTGCTGGTTCGCAAGGAAAGCAGGAGAAGGAACCAGTAATGGCAGAAGAAGAGTCCGACGACTCGGATCTTCCTTTTTGA
- a CDS encoding HNH endonuclease yields the protein MTTRFKNAIDALGIKDEGWVRIKEGCPYLINRFGHVKTEGFLKKVRGGHLRSTGVTILKIDIRNGYKSYRLNLGDGFKTKSVHRLLATVFIPNPNNYPVVNHIDGNKLNNSLENLEWCTVSHNTQHSYDMGLQIPAGNRKGFVGKDVHNSKPVIAYDLHGNYVASYESCKLAEKDGFIGSCVSRVASGVLKQHKGHRFCYQKA from the coding sequence ATGACAACAAGATTCAAAAACGCGATTGACGCATTGGGGATTAAGGACGAGGGGTGGGTGCGAATCAAAGAGGGATGCCCATATTTGATAAATCGTTTTGGTCACGTCAAAACAGAAGGATTCTTAAAGAAAGTAAGAGGAGGTCATCTAAGATCGACTGGTGTTACAATTTTGAAAATTGACATCAGAAATGGATACAAGTCATACCGGTTGAATTTGGGAGACGGATTTAAAACTAAAAGTGTACACCGATTACTGGCTACTGTTTTTATTCCCAATCCAAATAACTATCCCGTAGTTAACCACATTGACGGCAATAAGTTGAACAATAGTTTAGAGAATCTGGAATGGTGTACTGTGAGTCATAACACTCAGCATTCGTATGATATGGGATTGCAGATACCTGCTGGTAATAGGAAAGGATTTGTCGGCAAAGATGTACATAATTCAAAACCTGTTATCGCCTACGACCTGCATGGCAACTATGTCGCAAGCTACGAGTCGTGCAAGCTTGCAGAGAAGGACGGGTTCATTGGTTCTTGCGTATCAAGAGTAGCAAGTGGTGTTCTAAAACAGCATAAAGGGCACCGTTTCTGCTATCAAAAAGCATAA
- a CDS encoding patatin-like phospholipase family protein produces the protein MNLSEITEPKRALKHAFCLPGGGAKAAVQLGAINRCLELGVEGSLYVTTSGGSPNGAMAAMRKYDELNAFWRQTGDTAGRFIFESYLAQLQDGTVRANVAAIRDILAAGLNFGDKIGLITKKGQRSFIDKIINNAKGIDHLLDNAPLKETLLAQVRMADMKADFYPTFVSLYDGQLHCYHHSLFKDDRNLALAVLASTSIPGVCAPVPEIHLADGTVIYDCVDGGLRASSPFSLTIQHIDPAYDWAAWAIDNNSVNQQLNKSKKNLVTQAGGSVDIMLNDGLGREIKMTKKINEWALKYPEFRAAEGIKVAKILHIEAPLDAEGYPLLGSTMDFRSEWIDKRIAIGYESVNEFFKLVAA, from the coding sequence ATGAATTTATCAGAAATAACAGAGCCAAAACGTGCCCTAAAACATGCTTTCTGTCTACCAGGGGGCGGCGCTAAGGCCGCAGTGCAATTAGGTGCGATTAACAGGTGTTTAGAATTAGGTGTAGAGGGGTCACTTTATGTTACCACATCTGGCGGATCTCCAAACGGGGCAATGGCAGCTATGCGCAAATACGATGAACTGAACGCCTTCTGGAGGCAGACAGGAGATACAGCCGGGCGGTTTATTTTTGAATCGTACCTGGCTCAGTTGCAAGATGGCACAGTTAGAGCTAATGTCGCGGCTATTCGGGATATATTGGCGGCGGGCTTAAACTTTGGCGATAAGATTGGATTGATCACTAAGAAAGGGCAACGCAGTTTTATTGATAAAATTATCAATAACGCGAAAGGCATTGATCATTTGCTGGACAACGCTCCGTTAAAGGAAACACTTTTGGCGCAAGTTCGCATGGCGGATATGAAAGCCGATTTCTATCCTACGTTCGTAAGTCTTTATGATGGACAATTACATTGCTACCACCACTCGCTTTTTAAAGACGACCGCAACTTAGCGCTAGCGGTTTTGGCATCCACTTCGATACCGGGCGTATGCGCGCCGGTTCCTGAAATCCATTTAGCTGACGGTACTGTAATTTATGACTGCGTAGACGGAGGATTAAGAGCTTCAAGCCCTTTTTCGCTTACCATCCAACACATTGATCCGGCTTACGATTGGGCGGCGTGGGCGATTGATAATAACAGCGTAAATCAACAATTAAATAAAAGTAAAAAAAACCTGGTAACTCAAGCCGGTGGCTCCGTAGATATCATGCTTAACGATGGGCTGGGCCGCGAAATTAAGATGACTAAAAAAATAAACGAGTGGGCTTTGAAGTATCCGGAATTTAGGGCAGCAGAAGGTATTAAGGTAGCCAAAATATTGCACATAGAAGCGCCATTAGATGCAGAAGGGTATCCATTATTAGGCTCTACGATGGATTTTCGTTCCGAGTGGATAGATAAGCGCATTGCTATTGGCTATGAGTCCGTAAATGAGTTTTTCAAGTTGGTTGCCGCATGA
- a CDS encoding glycoside hydrolase family 108 protein, with product MTFEKAIEYVGLEEGGFSLNKKDKGNYTPSGELKGTKYGISAKSYPNLDIKNLTWEKAQGIYLRDFWNKYSVNSFPPGIRLYLLDSIINHGPANGIKILQTAAGVKADGILGAVTLANGQKINAYDFAFARSDFYVGIVKRDISQLEFLKGWARRNLKILEISIREGI from the coding sequence ATGACATTCGAGAAAGCAATTGAATACGTGGGGCTGGAAGAAGGCGGCTTTTCATTGAACAAAAAAGACAAGGGCAATTATACGCCCTCTGGCGAGCTGAAGGGTACGAAGTACGGTATCTCTGCAAAGTCTTATCCTAACCTGGATATTAAGAACCTTACCTGGGAGAAGGCGCAAGGCATATACCTGCGCGACTTTTGGAATAAATACAGCGTGAATTCATTCCCGCCGGGTATCAGGCTATACTTGTTGGACTCAATAATCAATCACGGGCCAGCAAACGGGATTAAGATTTTGCAAACAGCAGCTGGCGTAAAAGCCGACGGTATATTGGGTGCCGTTACTTTGGCAAACGGCCAAAAGATAAACGCTTATGACTTTGCTTTTGCCCGTAGTGATTTCTATGTGGGGATTGTCAAACGGGATATTTCGCAGCTGGAATTCTTGAAAGGATGGGCGAGGCGCAATTTAAAGATATTGGAAATTTCAATCAGGGAGGGGATATGA